The nucleotide sequence CCTCAGTCACTACTGTTATACCCTTCTTTCTTCTGACAACCACCACCACTGTATTAATAATCTCCATTATGCCTTTTGCATCCCAATAACGCCATATTTGTATTCACAATCAACACATTTGTTTCTCCCACTCTTCCCAAAcatcttcttttttcattttctatccTTATCTCCAGATGGCTTCTCTCTATCACTGTCGTTATTGTTGAAtactgatttgtttttatctttcatCAGATTTTATGCCGGAATTTAAATTGGAATAATCTCGCCGATCATATCATATGAAACCTCAACTATTTTTAAGGATGGTTCATCTTGTAAAAACATTTAAGGGGAGGGATATTTTGGTATTAAACCTACTCCAGAAAATGCTATTTACCCACAAAATATGACAAAGTGGTATTCTCTTAATTCTTTTTCAGTCAAGTGGTTTATAACAATATTACCCTTGAGTAAGAAGATATACAATAAAATGTCcttaaaaaacttgaaaacatttgatattttaaaaacccaaattgtttttttttaaaagacccTAAATTGTTTGATGAGATTAATACCTTGGCATGAGATTTGAGTAACACGGtcctaaaacaaacaaagagaaacaaaaatgatgtgggtaaaattaaaaatattacctGGAAAAATGATCTTGTTTGATgaaagatttcaataaacaataaaaaactaagaaacaaTAATAAGAGATAGAGATCTACAAAACCagtaaaattgtttatttttggtgttaAAATATTGATGAAAGTGAAACGTGAATTGGGGTTTgaatatgaactttttttttgtagaaaatattttgttcagTTTTTGAAAAAGAGATGGAAGTGGAAGATTAGAGAGATAGTGGGAAAGAGAAGTTgctgaagaaaataataatttttgttttttataaccgtagttatttttttttccttttgtatatGGGGGGTTATTgttgatttggggattttttagCCAAAATCTTTGAAATAGAGTACTTTTATCCATGCTTCTAGATTTAGGCTTTTTGGTGAggcaaaaaccctaatttagcCTTGGCTAGTTATTGAgataagaggaagagagaaagctCAACAACAACCATCTTTCACTGCCGGCCACATATTCCAATGTCGAAAATGAAATCATCAAACTTATATTTAGTCTGCTGAAAGTGATAAAAACTCATTGTGTCTGCGTATTTTAAACAGATATCTTAAGTTTTTCCAGCAGACTTATATTTAGTCTACAAATATTTTGCAGATTAACCAAATATTTGCGTATGTTCGGCAGACTTCTAAAATGAAATCATCAGACTTATAATTAGTCTGCTGAAAGTGATAGACATTCATCGTGTCTGCGTATTTTAAACAGATTTATTAAGTTTTTCCAGCAGACTTATATTTAGTCTATGCATATTTTGCAGACTAACCAAAAATCTGTAAATGTTCGACAGActtctaaaataaaaatcatcaaaCTTACATTTAGTCTGCTGAAATTGATAGACATGCATAAAGTCTACGTAATTTTAACAGATTTCTTAGGTTCTTCCAGCAGACTTTTATTTAGTCTAAGATTATTTGGCAGACTAACAAAAAATCTGCATATTTTTGGCGGACTTCTTAAATTTAAGTATTAGACTTACATTTAGTCTGCTGAAAATGATACCCATGCATAAAGTCTGCGTATTTGTAACAGAAACATCTGTGTATTTTCGGTAGACTTCTTAAATTAAATCACCAGACTTACATTTAGTCTGCTGAAAGTGATAGACATGCATAAAgtctgcaatttttttttgtttttccagcAGACTTATATTCAGTCTAAGAACATTTGGGAGACTTGCAGAAAGTCTGCATAGTTTTAACATACTTCTAAAATTAATCTTGCAGACATACAGTTAATAGACTTccaatatattttcataaagtcTGCTCAATTTTGGTAGACCTATCAATTCGTTTTTTACAGACTTGTAAGTTATATTTGACAGACTTATAAATTAAATTCAGCAGATTTGGCAAActtctaaaataattttgacGAGTTGTTTTGCCAGTCGTTTTCAACGATCACCGACTTTATCGAACAATCTTTCACCAAAAAATTCTTACGCTGATTAGCCTTTTGATCTGTTAGATTCGGTTGGAACCAAGTTGGAAGAGAAATGCGAACAATGCATAAAATTTTTCGCTTTAAGAActggaaaaagataaagaaacaaaaataactaaataaagaaCAAGGATTTTAGatggagaaataaaaataaagcttTCTTCTTGTAAAGTTATGGAAGAGAAGAGTAGAACAAGTTTGTATactattaaaaatcaataacataataatagttagattatatttttggaattaattttaaattaacttgaatgtaattttttttaaatgatttaaagAGAAGttaataccaatttttttttaaaaaaacccaaaattttaatAAGGGTAGATTTGGAATAAAAAAAGTCTGGACATAAAATGTGAgttatcaagaaaataaaaaattaaatgggttATCATAGTTATTTCCTATAATAAGGAGGTTATCCTgggtaaaattattaaatattaaagataaaaagaaatatttgtggacagaaaacaaaattttttccataaaaaattTGTCGTTTCTCAAATTATTTGTCCTCCTTATCgaaaaattttcgtttttattttcctATGGACCCTATCATCTCTTATGAAATGTAAAGACAGGTGGCGTTTTATTTAGTCTGAATCTGTAAAAATTAAACTTTGTATTCGTTGCAAAGACACAGATTCTTTTCCCGACAAATCATGGGAGACATCGAGGAGAAGAAACCACCTTCTATGTCTGAACCAGAAAGATCCACACCGATTAAGGTAACAGTATCAAGAATCGCTgtcttgaaattgaaccaattttGACACACTGCAcacttttcttgattttgagtttAATGAAGTCTTGATTTTTCGAATCTTGAGTAATTTAGAGATATTGTATCATTGTATGTCCCCTCGAGTCTTCTGGTGAGCAAaaggctttgtttttttttttttttttttttttttNNNNNNNNNNNNNNNNNNNNNNNNNNNNNNNNNNNNNNNNNNNNNNNNNNNNNNNNNNNNNNNNNNNNNNNNNNNNNNNNNNNNNNNNNNNNNNNNNNNNNNNNNNNNNNNNNNNNNNNNNNNNNNNNNNNNNNNNNNNNNNNNNNNNNNNNNNNNNNNNNNNNNNNNNNNNNNNNNNNNNNNNNNNNNNNNNNNNNNNNNNNNNNNNNNNNNNNNNNNNNNNNNNNNNNNNNNNNNNNNNNNNNNNNNNNNNNNNNNNNNNNNNNNNNNNNNNNNNNNNNNNNNNNNNNNNNNNNNNNNNNNNNNNNNNNNNNNNNNNNNNNNNNNNNNNNNNNNNNNNNNNNNNNNNNNNNNNNNNNNNNNNNNNNNNNNNNNNNNNNNNNNNNNNNNNNNNNNNNNNNNNNNNNNNNNNNNNNNNNNNNNNNNNNNNNNNNNNNNNNNNNNNNNNNNNNNNNNNNNNNNNNNNNNNNNNNNNNNNNNNNNNNNNNNNNNNNNNNNNNNNNNNNNNNNNNNNNNNNNNNNNNNNNNNNNNNNNNNNNNNNNNNNNNNNNNNNNNNNNNNNNNNNNNNNNNNNNNNNNNNNNNNNNNNNNNNNNNNNNNNNNNNNNNNNNNNNNNNNNNNNNNNNNNNNNNNNNNNNNNNNNNNNNNNNNNNNNNNNNNNNNNNNNNNNNNNNNNNNNNNNNNNNNNNNNNNNNNNNNNNNNNNNNNNNNNNNNNNNNNNNNNNNNNNNNNNNNNNNNNNNNNNNNNNNNNNNNNNNNNNNNNNNNNNNNNNNNNNNNNNNNNNNNNNNNNNNNNNNNNNNNNNNNNNNNNNNNNNNNNNNNNNNNNNNNNNNNNNNNNNNNNNNNNNNCATGGAAGACGCGGTGCAGGCTCTGTTGAAAATGAAAGAGCTTGGTCTTAATCCGACCACGAGCACTTACAACACTTTGATCAAAGGGTATGGGATCGCAGGCAAGCCTGAGAGATCATCTGAGTTGCTTGATCGTATGTTGGAGGAGAAGAATGTTGATGTTAGACCGAATATAAGGACGTTCAATGTGCTGGTGCAAGCGTggtgcaagaagaagaaggtggaggaaGCGTGGGAGGTGGTGCGTAAGATGGAAGAGTGTGGAGTTAGGCCGGACACGGTGACTTATAACACGATTGCAACTTGTTATGTGCAGAAAGGAGAGACTGTGAGAGCTGAGAGTGAGGTGGTCGAGAAGATGGTTATGAAAGAGAAAGCTAAACCGAACGGAAGAACATGTGGGATTGTGGTGGGAGGGTACTGCAGAGAAGGGAGAGTGAGAGATGGTTTGAGGTTTGTGAGGAGAATGAAGGAAATGAGAGTTGAAGCGAACCTTGTGGTATTCAATTCCTTGATCAAAGGCTTTGTTGAGGTCATGGACCGTGATGGCATCGATGAGGTAAAAACTTAACACTTTTATCTAATGTCCATTGATGAGGAGCTTGATTGGtaataaaaagaatgaaaagtgCAGGTTCTTACCTTGATGAAGGAGTGTAAGGTGAAGGCAGATGTAATCACGTACAGTACCGTGATGAACGCTTGGAGCTCAGCTGGATACATGGAGAAAGCTGCACAAGTGTTTGAAGAAATGGTTAAAGCAGGAGTCAAACCAGACGCTCACGCTTACAGCATTTTAGCCAAAGGGTACGTTAGAGCAAAAGAGCACAAGAAAGCTGAGGAACTTCTTGAGACTTTGATAGTTGAATCCAGGCCCAACGTTGTGATCTTCACCACGGTGATCAGCGGGTGGTGCAGCAGCGGAAGTATGGATGATGCAATGAGGGTTTTCAACAAGATGTGCAAGTTTGGGGTTTCGCCGAATATTAAGACATTTGAGACATTAATGTGGGGTTACCTAGAGGTGAAGCAACCATGGAAAGCAGAAGAGGTTTTGCAGATGATGAGAGGGTTTGGTGTGAAGCCTGAGAATTCAACCTTCTTGCTCTTAGCAGAAGCTTGGCTTGTCGCGGGACTCACTGATGAGTCAAACAAAGCGATCAATGCATTGAAATGTAAGGACATAGAGATCGCAAAGTTGGAGAAGCTGTACCAGAAACAGTCATCTGGTAGTTTTAATCTCTTGCAGATCCCACTAGGGAAACGAGAGCTTCCAACTGCAAAAGCTATGAATCTCTCTGCTTGCAAACTTGGAGCTCGAGTGCCAATCATATGCCAGAAGCAGTCCCAAGCGCAGTTTGGGATCAGTGGACAATTTGTACATTCTTGTACAGTGTTCTTGAACTGAAACAAACCAAACCGGCTTTGGCTGAACTGAATCCAGAGAATTTGGTTTTCCAATTATTCTTCTGTTGAAACTTCAGAGTCAAATACTTTGAGAACTCTCACTCTATGTACATTGCAGCTGAATGATCttgtataaaagaaaatgtattgTACAGTTCTGCTGTTTTCAATAACTTTCAGACTCATAGATTtggagaaataaataaaaacctctTAATGAGCAGTAAGATAGACAAAGCAATTACACAACTCTGCTGCAAAAGAAATAGTTTTATCAGCTTTGCATTCTATTATTACCTCACTTTTGTAGgatttttttaacttgttgAACCACAGGTTCTGAGGGAAATTTGCTGAGAAGCCAAAGTAAGAGAACACCAACAAGAGCACCCGAGAACTGTGCAATGGGTTTGAGAGTCCGAACAACTATCACTGATGTAAAGCCACCAAATATAGTTTCTAATAGTCCAGCTGAACCCTGAGCTGCTTCATATACCTGTAAGAATCAATGAACTGATGAAATGGGACTAAAGAAACACACAACTCCCACTAAATCAATGGGACTATAACCACAATGATGATGTGTGTAAATGTTGAGCGAGGTTCTTACCTTCTTCAAAACGAACTGACCCAATATAAGAACTTCAAGGAATTTCCTCCAATCCCGAGACATCTACAAAATCAGGTTTAAAGATGTCCTTCTGATATGATTTACAAGCATTTTGTAACAAGTATAGAAGATAACTATTAGTACCTTGAGGAAGACACTGATCAGAAATAACCCACAAACAGCTCCCGAGGCTCCAGCAGAAGCTGACTTTGACGGTAAAACTAACCACGAAACCAAATTAGCTCCAAGACCAGTATACAAGTAGGACATCCACAAACCAAAGGATCCtatttcttcttcaacaatctttCCTGTTATGTAGCCACAGAACGAGTCTCATTACCCATTATCTCTGCATTCGATAAACTTATCTTACGAGTAAAATCCTGAACTCTCACCAAAGAtgtacaagaaaaaaagattgctGGAGAGATGGTTCCtagaattatatatacaaaaatgtcAACATCAAGGAGGAGAGAAATAAGTAGATGAAGCAAAAAAGAAAGCGAAGAGAGCTCTCTCACCAGTTAGCATGACAGAACGCTGCGGTCACAAACTGATACCATACCGGAAAATCACTATACAAATACAAAGATTTGATCCAGCGAACCTATTTTGAATaaagaacatacaaaaaaaaaaccaaatgacaCATCTTGAAATATAGAAGCAACCTGATTAGATACAAGCCACAACAAGTTCAAATACCTGATAGAAGTGTTCAGCCATAAATATGGCAAGATTGGTAAGTATGATCAAGAATATGCCATTCGCTAGCTTTTGTGGTTTCTGTTTGTCTTGTGTCTTACTCAATTCATATTGTGGCGTAATATCTGAAAAAGAATCCTCACCGGGTTCGCTGAAACGAGATCTGACGACGGTGAGAGGACAAGAGACGGTGGGTTTAGTtgagttgagagagagagagaggggaggcCGGTTGGTTGACGAAAAAGCTGCACGGTAGAGATGTAAGGAGGGTGAAGAAGGGAATCTTGAACGAAGAGAAGAGTGTGGGAGGGAGAGATAGTGACCGTGAAGCTGAGACATTTGAGACACTCAAATCTTTGATTCACCACTCGGACTACTTTGTTCttcaaaaaattacaataatttgtctttttaaagatttgaaatttaaaattcctATTTGTTCTAAGTTTGAGACCAGTTTAATATAAAGTAAAAGTTAGATCTAAgatcatctatataaataaaaaggtaaGATCTAAAgattatataaatcaaaagtAAGTTCAACAACAACTACAcccacatacatatatatagtttcaggAAAGGCTTTAATGCATCGGCTTGTCAGCCCATATTATTTAGGATGACATTTCACTAGTCAAAGCAAGTACACAGTTAATAAGGTGCATTTGGAACATAACACCTGGTAACTACCAGTACCGTTCAAGGACAACGTGCAGTATCCGAGAGTGTGATGTTGATAGACTGGTGGCGTATTGAATAGAGTTTCAATGGAAGATAGGTTCATATGAATCATACCTACGGGCCATGATATTCATctactaaaactttttttcttttttttttttatgtctgaTAATAGGGACAGAGAACCCGGTTTAGTGCCCATTCTTCAGTTTTACAAGGATATATTTTGTCAATCTATCGATCGTTTCATCTGCCATGCATTCACTGGCGAGATAGTATATGTTTCCTTAAGTACAAGAAAAGTTGTCTCCTCATTTTAGGGGGGATTTTTTAACTTGATGATCTACAGGTTCCGAAGGAAATTTGCTGAGAAGCCAAACTAAGACAACGCCAACGAGAGCACCAGAGAGATGAGCAATGTGATTAACAGTCTGTAAAGAATAGCCACCATATATAGTTCCTGATAATCCAGCCGAAGCCTGAGCTGCTTCCATTACCTATGAGAGAATCAAtgaactaaaacaaatttagttaCCGTGCCCTGAATTGTAAGAACTTCTAATCACATCACGACTTGTTGTTACAGTATCAAACATATACAATgttgtataaataaataaacacataaGAAAATAGGAATACTTTTTAAGCAGGAATCTTTACCCTCTCAATAACGAACTGACCCAATATAAGAACTTCAAGGATTTTCCTCCAATCCCAAGACATCTACAAAATAAGTTtagcaaaacatatatataactgaGAGGAGGTTGATGATTCACAGGGAGATAGAaggagagaaggaaaaaaattaatatggagTACCTTGACAAGGACACTGATAGCAAATAACCCAAAAACAGCTCCCGAGGCACCAACAGAAACAGCATTTCTCGGTAAAACTAACCAGGAAACAAGGTTAGCTCCAACACCAGTGAACAAGTAGGACAGCCACAAACCaaagtttccttcttcttcttcaacaagctTTCCTGTTAAACCCACACCATTAGAGCTCTAAGTCGATTAGCTAGAGAGTCTAACTAAGTGAAAAATCTTGAACTCTCACCAAAGAtgtacaagaaaaaaagattgctGGAGAGATGCTTCctagaaattatatatacagacaaaaaaaaaaacacttaagaATCATCAGGAAACAACATCAGGGAGAggaaaaaacttaaagaaagcGACATAGGCAggcagctctctctctctctctcaccagtTAGCATGACAGAACGTTGCAGTCACAAACTGGTACCATGCCGGAAAATTGTGATACAAATATAAAGATTTGATCCCGCGAAcctatttttttgaaataaagaaGACAATGTCAACCCTAAGTTTTCCAATCAATTGTTTTCCAAAACTACCAATAAATTCATTTCTAACAAACCACAGCAGCA is from Camelina sativa cultivar DH55 chromosome 20, Cs, whole genome shotgun sequence and encodes:
- the LOC104771047 gene encoding rhomboid-like protein 11, chloroplastic, coding for MADHFFQVRGIKSLYLYHNFPAWYQFVTATFCHANWKHLSSNLFFLYIFGKLVEEEEGNFGLWLSYLFTGVGANLVSWLVLPRNAVSVGASGAVFGLFAISVLVKMSWDWRKILEVLILGQFVIERVMEAAQASAGLSGTIYGGYSLQTVNHIAHLSGALVGVVLVWLLSKFPSEPVDHQVKKSPLK
- the LOC104772604 gene encoding pentatricopeptide repeat-containing protein At5g25630-like yields the protein MGDIEEKKPPSMSEPERSTPIKVTVSRIAVLKLNQFMEDAVQALLKMKELGLNPTTSTYNTLIKGYGIAGKPERSSELLDRMLEEKNVDVRPNIRTFNVLVQAWCKKKKVEEAWEVVRKMEECGVRPDTVTYNTIATCYVQKGETVRAESEVVEKMVMKEKAKPNGRTCGIVVGGYCREGRVRDGLRFVRRMKEMRVEANLVVFNSLIKGFVEVMDRDGIDEVLTLMKECKVKADVITYSTVMNAWSSAGYMEKAAQVFEEMVKAGVKPDAHAYSILAKGYVRAKEHKKAEELLETLIVESRPNVVIFTTVISGWCSSGSMDDAMRVFNKMCKFGVSPNIKTFETLMWGYLEVKQPWKAEEVLQMMRGFGVKPENSTFLLLAEAWLVAGLTDESNKAINALKCKDIEIAKLEKLYQKQSSGSFNLLQIPLGKRELPTAKAMNLSACKLGARVPIICQKQSQAQFGISGQFVHSCTVFLN
- the LOC104771048 gene encoding rhomboid-like protein 11, chloroplastic; this encodes MSQLHGHYLSLPHSSLRSRFPSSPSLHLYRAAFSSTNRPPLSLSLNSTKPTVSCPLTVVRSRFSEPGEDSFSDITPQYELSKTQDKQKPQKLANGIFLIILTNLAIFMAEHFYQVRWIKSLYLYSDFPVWYQFVTAAFCHANWNHLSSNLFFLYIFGKIVEEEIGSFGLWMSYLYTGLGANLVSWLVLPSKSASAGASGAVCGLFLISVFLKMSRDWRKFLEVLILGQFVLKKVYEAAQGSAGLLETIFGGFTSVIVVRTLKPIAQFSGALVGVLLLWLLSKFPSEPVVQQVKKILQK